The following proteins come from a genomic window of Gossypium raimondii isolate GPD5lz chromosome 5, ASM2569854v1, whole genome shotgun sequence:
- the LOC105765881 gene encoding U-box domain-containing protein 6 isoform X1 gives MDISEVEENLFAASDAKLHGDMCKTLSAIYCKVLSIFPSLESARPRSKSGIQALCSLHLALEKSKNVLQHCSTCSKLYLAITGDSVLLKFEKAKCALIDSLKRVLEIVPESIGSQILEIVSELEGTAFSLDPSEKQVGDEIIKLLQHGRKFDDCNDNNELESFHQAAMRLGITSSRAALTERRALKKVIERARAEEDKRKESIVAYLLHLMRKYSKLFRSEVSDDNDSQGSTPCSPTVLGSLEGGGASGNGQAFERQLSKLSSFNFKPNIRRSGHIPLPPEELRCPISLQLMHDPVIIASGQTYERICIEKWFSDGHDTCPKTQQKLPHLSLTPNYCVKGLIASWCEQNGVPIPNGPPESLDFNYWRLALSESETANSRSMDSVGSCNLKGAKVVPLEESANAEEVEGNEAENENESPCPQEEISELNVLESYQDFLSVLNEEENLQKRCKVVKQIRLFLKDDEEARIFMGTNGFVEGLLRFLDSAVREGNAMAQEMGAMALFNLAVNNNRNKESLLASGVIKLLENMISNSDAHEPAAALYLNLSCLEQAKSVIGSSKAVPFLVRLLGSETEQQSKLDALHTLYNLSTVQSNILSLLAAGIVSALQSLLVLGDHTWTEKSIAVLINLASSPAGRDEMVSACGVISGLATVLDAGELIEQEQAVSCLLVLCNGDEKCSQMVLQEGVIPALVSISVNGTTRAREKSQKLLMLFREQRQRDHLPAAEKVKQVEINEDPMPAPASAPESKPFLKSVSRRKIGKPQQVGRLAQSVERKALNLVVVGVGVLFEDLSEKNKNVNLLY, from the exons ATGGATATTTCTGAGGTGGAAGAGAACCTGTTTGCAGCTAGTGATGCCAAG TTACATGGGGATATGTGCAAGACACTTTCAGCAATTTATTGCAAAGTCTTGTCAATATTCCCTTCCTTGGAATCAGCACGGCCTAGGAGCAAATCTGGCATTCAGGCTTTATGCTCATTGCATCTAGCTCTGGAGAAGTCCAAAAATGTTCTTCAGCACTGTTCTACATGTAGTAAACTTTACTTG GCTATTACTGGAGATTCGgttcttttaaagtttgagaAGGCAAAATGTGCTCTTATTGACAGTCTTAAACGCGTTTTAGAAATAGTTCCGGAGTCCATTGGAAGTCAG ATTTTAGAGATTGTAAGTGAACTTGAGGGGACTGCTTTCTCACTTGATCCGTCTGAAAAGCAAGTTGGtgatgaaataattaaattacttcaGCATGGGAGAAAATTTGATGACTGTAATGACAACAATGAGCTTGAGTCTTTTCACCAGGCTGCTATGAGGCTTGGTATTACTTCTTCTAGAGCAGCCCTAACTGAAAGAAGGGCTCTCAAGAAGGTGATAGAAAGAGCTCGTGCTGAGGAAGACAAGAGAAAGGAATCTATTGTGGCTTATCTTTTACATCTCATGAGGAAATACTCCAAGCTGTTTCGAAGTGAGGTTTCAGATGATAATGATTCGCAGGGTTCAACGCCTTGTTCCCCAACTGTTCTGGGTTCTCTTGAGGGTGGAGGGGCAAGTGGTAATGGTCAGGCATTTGAGCGGCAGCTATCGAAGCTCagttcttttaatttcaagCCAAATATTAGGAGATCGGGGCATATTCCCCTTCCACCTGAAGAATTACGATGTCCAATATCATTGCAGCTTATGCATGATCCAGTCATAATAGCTTCTGGACAGACATATGAAAGGATCTGTATTGAGAAATGGTTTAGTGATGGGCATGACACCTGCCCAAAGACTCAACAGAAGCTCCCACATCTCTCTTTGACTCCTAATTACTGTGTTAAGGGTCTCATTGCTAGTTGGTGTGAACAGAATGGAGTTCCTATTCCCAATGGTCCCCCAGAGTCTCTTGATTTTAACTACTGGAGACTGGCCTTGTCCGAGTCTGAGACTGCAAATTCAAGATCAATGGATAGTGTCGGTTCATGCAACTTAAAGGGGGCTAAGGTGGTTCCTTTAGAGGAGAGTGCTAACGCTGAGGAAGTGGAAGGAAATGAagctgaaaatgaaaatgagtcTCCGTGTCCACAGGAGGAAATTTCTGAGCTTAATGTGCTAGAAAGTTATCAGGATTTCCTCTCTGTTTTGAATGAAGAAGAGAACTTGCAGAAAAGGTGCAAGGTCGTGAAACAAATAAGGCTTTTTCTGAAGGATGATGAGGAGGCAAGGATTTTTATGGGGACTAATGGCTTTGTTGAGGGATTATTGCGGTTTCTAGATTCAGCTGTGCGTGAAGGAAATGCAATGGCTCAGGAAATGGGTGCAATGGCTCTCTTTAACCTTGCTGTCAACAATAACAG GAACAAGGAATCGTTGTTAGCATCCGGAGTGATTAAATTGCTGGAGAATATGATTTCCAACTCTGATGCCCATGAACCAGCAGCTGCTCTCTATCTTAATCTCTCTTGCCTCGAGCAAGCCAAGTCTGTCATTGGCTCAAGCAAGGCTGTGCCATTCTTAGTCCGGCTACTGGGCAGTGAAACCGAGCAACAATCCAAGCTTGATGCCCTTCATACTCTTTATAACCTCTCTACCGTGCAGTCCAACATTCTGAGTCTTCTTGCAGCTGGCATAGTTAGTGCCCTCCAGTCACTCCTGGTCTTGGGCGACCATACCTGGACGGAGAAATCCATTGCAGTTTTGATAAATTTAGCTTCAAGTCCAGCAGGAAGAGACGAGATGGTATCAGCCTGTGGTGTCATAAGTGGTCTGGCAACAGTCCTTGATGCAGGTGAATTGATTGAGCAAGAGCAAGCTGTTTCGTGCCTTCTAGTTCTTTGTAATGGAGATGAGAAATGCAGTCAAATGGTCCTACAAGAAGGTGTGATACCTGCATTGGTGTCGATTTCAGTAAATGGGACAACAAGAGCGAGGGAGAAGTCACAAAAGCTTCTGATGCTGTTCCGGGAACAACGGCAGCGAGATCATCTGCCTGCTGCTGAGAAAGTCAAACAAGTTGAAATCAATGAAGATCCCATGCCTGCTCCTGCCTCAGCTCCGGAATCGAAGCCGTTCCTTAAATCGGTATCGAGAAGAAAAATAG GAAAACCCCAACAAGTAGGCCGTCTAGCTCAGTCGGTAGAGCGCAAGGCTCTTAACCTTGTGGTCGTGGGCGTTGGAGTCCTCTTTGAAGACCTAtcagaaaagaataaaaatgtgaatttattatattaa
- the LOC105765881 gene encoding U-box domain-containing protein 6 isoform X2 yields MDISEVEENLFAASDAKLHGDMCKTLSAIYCKVLSIFPSLESARPRSKSGIQALCSLHLALEKSKNVLQHCSTCSKLYLAITGDSVLLKFEKAKCALIDSLKRVLEIVPESIGSQILEIVSELEGTAFSLDPSEKQVGDEIIKLLQHGRKFDDCNDNNELESFHQAAMRLGITSSRAALTERRALKKVIERARAEEDKRKESIVAYLLHLMRKYSKLFRSEVSDDNDSQGSTPCSPTVLGSLEGGGASGNGQAFERQLSKLSSFNFKPNIRRSGHIPLPPEELRCPISLQLMHDPVIIASGQTYERICIEKWFSDGHDTCPKTQQKLPHLSLTPNYCVKGLIASWCEQNGVPIPNGPPESLDFNYWRLALSESETANSRSMDSVGSCNLKGAKVVPLEESANAEEVEGNEAENENESPCPQEEISELNVLESYQDFLSVLNEEENLQKRCKVVKQIRLFLKDDEEARIFMGTNGFVEGLLRFLDSAVREGNAMAQEMGAMALFNLAVNNNRNKESLLASGVIKLLENMISNSDAHEPAAALYLNLSCLEQAKSVIGSSKAVPFLVRLLGSETEQQSKLDALHTLYNLSTVQSNILSLLAAGIVSALQSLLVLGDHTWTEKSIAVLINLASSPAGRDEMVSACGVISGLATVLDAGELIEQEQAVSCLLVLCNGDEKCSQMVLQEGVIPALVSISVNGTTRAREKSQKLLMLFREQRQRDHLPAAEKVKQVEINEDPMPAPASAPESKPFLKSVSRRKIGKAFSFLKKSKSYTVYQC; encoded by the exons ATGGATATTTCTGAGGTGGAAGAGAACCTGTTTGCAGCTAGTGATGCCAAG TTACATGGGGATATGTGCAAGACACTTTCAGCAATTTATTGCAAAGTCTTGTCAATATTCCCTTCCTTGGAATCAGCACGGCCTAGGAGCAAATCTGGCATTCAGGCTTTATGCTCATTGCATCTAGCTCTGGAGAAGTCCAAAAATGTTCTTCAGCACTGTTCTACATGTAGTAAACTTTACTTG GCTATTACTGGAGATTCGgttcttttaaagtttgagaAGGCAAAATGTGCTCTTATTGACAGTCTTAAACGCGTTTTAGAAATAGTTCCGGAGTCCATTGGAAGTCAG ATTTTAGAGATTGTAAGTGAACTTGAGGGGACTGCTTTCTCACTTGATCCGTCTGAAAAGCAAGTTGGtgatgaaataattaaattacttcaGCATGGGAGAAAATTTGATGACTGTAATGACAACAATGAGCTTGAGTCTTTTCACCAGGCTGCTATGAGGCTTGGTATTACTTCTTCTAGAGCAGCCCTAACTGAAAGAAGGGCTCTCAAGAAGGTGATAGAAAGAGCTCGTGCTGAGGAAGACAAGAGAAAGGAATCTATTGTGGCTTATCTTTTACATCTCATGAGGAAATACTCCAAGCTGTTTCGAAGTGAGGTTTCAGATGATAATGATTCGCAGGGTTCAACGCCTTGTTCCCCAACTGTTCTGGGTTCTCTTGAGGGTGGAGGGGCAAGTGGTAATGGTCAGGCATTTGAGCGGCAGCTATCGAAGCTCagttcttttaatttcaagCCAAATATTAGGAGATCGGGGCATATTCCCCTTCCACCTGAAGAATTACGATGTCCAATATCATTGCAGCTTATGCATGATCCAGTCATAATAGCTTCTGGACAGACATATGAAAGGATCTGTATTGAGAAATGGTTTAGTGATGGGCATGACACCTGCCCAAAGACTCAACAGAAGCTCCCACATCTCTCTTTGACTCCTAATTACTGTGTTAAGGGTCTCATTGCTAGTTGGTGTGAACAGAATGGAGTTCCTATTCCCAATGGTCCCCCAGAGTCTCTTGATTTTAACTACTGGAGACTGGCCTTGTCCGAGTCTGAGACTGCAAATTCAAGATCAATGGATAGTGTCGGTTCATGCAACTTAAAGGGGGCTAAGGTGGTTCCTTTAGAGGAGAGTGCTAACGCTGAGGAAGTGGAAGGAAATGAagctgaaaatgaaaatgagtcTCCGTGTCCACAGGAGGAAATTTCTGAGCTTAATGTGCTAGAAAGTTATCAGGATTTCCTCTCTGTTTTGAATGAAGAAGAGAACTTGCAGAAAAGGTGCAAGGTCGTGAAACAAATAAGGCTTTTTCTGAAGGATGATGAGGAGGCAAGGATTTTTATGGGGACTAATGGCTTTGTTGAGGGATTATTGCGGTTTCTAGATTCAGCTGTGCGTGAAGGAAATGCAATGGCTCAGGAAATGGGTGCAATGGCTCTCTTTAACCTTGCTGTCAACAATAACAG GAACAAGGAATCGTTGTTAGCATCCGGAGTGATTAAATTGCTGGAGAATATGATTTCCAACTCTGATGCCCATGAACCAGCAGCTGCTCTCTATCTTAATCTCTCTTGCCTCGAGCAAGCCAAGTCTGTCATTGGCTCAAGCAAGGCTGTGCCATTCTTAGTCCGGCTACTGGGCAGTGAAACCGAGCAACAATCCAAGCTTGATGCCCTTCATACTCTTTATAACCTCTCTACCGTGCAGTCCAACATTCTGAGTCTTCTTGCAGCTGGCATAGTTAGTGCCCTCCAGTCACTCCTGGTCTTGGGCGACCATACCTGGACGGAGAAATCCATTGCAGTTTTGATAAATTTAGCTTCAAGTCCAGCAGGAAGAGACGAGATGGTATCAGCCTGTGGTGTCATAAGTGGTCTGGCAACAGTCCTTGATGCAGGTGAATTGATTGAGCAAGAGCAAGCTGTTTCGTGCCTTCTAGTTCTTTGTAATGGAGATGAGAAATGCAGTCAAATGGTCCTACAAGAAGGTGTGATACCTGCATTGGTGTCGATTTCAGTAAATGGGACAACAAGAGCGAGGGAGAAGTCACAAAAGCTTCTGATGCTGTTCCGGGAACAACGGCAGCGAGATCATCTGCCTGCTGCTGAGAAAGTCAAACAAGTTGAAATCAATGAAGATCCCATGCCTGCTCCTGCCTCAGCTCCGGAATCGAAGCCGTTCCTTAAATCGGTATCGAGAAGAAAAATAGGTAAAGCATTTAGCTTTCTAAAGAAGAGCAAGAGCTACACAGTTTATCAGTGTTGA
- the LOC128041044 gene encoding secreted RxLR effector protein 161-like, with translation MENCKATSTPVAVGEKLSSQDKHEKVCETTYRSLVGCLLYLTATRPDIMYAVSLLSRFMHCSNESHFRAAKRVLRYIKGTLSYGMQFTKAENLKLVGYCDSDWAGSLDDMKSTTSYAFNIGSAMICWSSKKQGVVAQPTVEAEYVAAAAAINQAIWLRKFLKDINHEQNEATEIMCDNQSAVAIAKNPIFHGRTKHFNIKLHAVREMEQA, from the coding sequence ATGGAGAATTGCAAAGCAACTAGCACACCGGTTGCTGTTGGAGAAAAACTATCGAGCCAAGATAAGCATGAAAAGGTTTGTGAAACAACCTATCGAAGTCTAGTTGGATGTTTGTTGTATTTGACTGCTACTAGACCTGACATAATGTATGCTGTGAGCCTACTCTCGAGGTTTATGCATTGTTCAAATGAAAGTCACTTTAGAGCTGCAAAAAGGGTTCTAAGATACATCAAAGGAACCTTGTCCTATGGAATGCAGTTTACCAAGGCTGAGAACTTGAAACTGGTTGGCTACTGTGACAGTGATTGGGCAGGTTCTTTAGATGATATGAAGAGCACTACGAGTTATGCATTCAACATAGGCTCCGCTATGATTTGCTGGAGTTCAAAGAAACAGGGAGTAGTGGCTCAGCCGACTGTAGAGGCAGAATATGTGGCTGCTGCTGCAGCAATCAATCAAGccatatggcttagaaaatttttgaaagacatTAACCATGAGCAAAATGAAGCAACTGAGATAATGTGTGATAACCAATCTGCAGTTGCTATTGCAAAGAATCCTATTTTTCATGGAAGGACCAAGCACTTCAATATCAAGCTCCATGCAGTTCGAGAAATGGAACAAGCTTAG